The Castanea sativa cultivar Marrone di Chiusa Pesio chromosome 11, ASM4071231v1 genome contains a region encoding:
- the LOC142616956 gene encoding uncharacterized protein LOC142616956, producing MALFHEEEANAISYRVAQQVLKDGRGAESSNGSYGKRVWAALWKLKIPNKIKVFGWRACHDIRRQDVWAGSVKILQKGCTDQYDLLHLLEYLLDRLSLEEVEVFFTQAWFIWSRRNSVLHGGKFIDPGTLNRRAAEYLQEYKHAQEQLDAEPVMQNSREAWEPPPESAVKLNFDAAVFSEVNRTGVGAIIHNYKSEVMAAMSARGPAVHGSEKGELLACRKAIEFAIDAGFSRLVIEGDNVNVIKAISSQAANISLLGNVVEDIKHLIRGLQWMSTSHIRQSGNKVAHVLAQYARIIVEDLYWIEDSPPPVIEQLYQDVCLL from the exons ATGGCGTTATTTCATGAGGAGGAGGCTAATGCAATAT CATATAGAGTTGCGCAACAAGTTTTGAAGGATGGAAGAGGGGCTGAAAGTTCTAATGGAAGTTATGGGAAGCGAGTTTGGGCTGCCTTGTGGAAGCTTAAAATTCCAAACAAGATCAAAGTGTTTGGATGGAGAGCATGTCATGATATTCGCCGACAA GATGTGTGGGCTGGTAGtgttaaaattctgcagaaggGATGCACGGATCAGTATGATTTGCTGCATTTATTGGAGTATCTACTAGACCGATTGTCATTGGAGGAAGTGGAAGTTTTCTTCACTCAAGCTTGGTTTATTTGGAGTAGGCGCAACAGTGTTCTTCATGGTGGCAAATTTATTGATCCAGGGACTCTTAATCGGAGGGCAGCAGAATATTTACAGGAGTATAAACACGCTCAAGAGCAACTTGATGCAGAACCAGTTATGCAGAACAGCAGGGAGGCTTGGGAACCACCTCCAGAATCGGCTGTTAAGCTGAATTTTGATGCAGCAGTTTTTTCTGAGGTGAACAGAACCGGTGTTGGGGCTATAATCCATAACTATAAAAGCGAAGTCATGGCTGCCATGTCTGCAAGAGGGCCAGCAGTGCATGGTAGTGAGAAAGGTGAGCTGTTAGCATGCAGAAAGGCCATTGAATTTGCTATTGATGCAGGTTTCTCCAGGCTGGTTATTGAGGGAGACAATGTTAATGTCATAAAAGCTATTTCATCGCAAGCAGCCAACATATCTCTGCTGGGGAATGTCGTGGAAGATATTAAACATCTCATTAGGGGCTTACAGTGGATGTCTACTTCTCACATAAGGCAAAGTGGAAATAAGGTGGCTCATGTGTTAGCGCAATATGCTAGAATTATTGTTGAGGATTTGTATTGGATAGAGGATTCCCCTCCTCCAGTCATTGAACAATTGTATCAAGATGTTTGCCTTTtataa